One part of the Ranitomeya imitator isolate aRanImi1 chromosome 10, aRanImi1.pri, whole genome shotgun sequence genome encodes these proteins:
- the LOC138651555 gene encoding trichohyalin-like, with protein MSSDLHLMRTCLLRGQDEPVTQLLPEAGDDFRISSSIFRVNQFQKLVKWKMVKYKKDLWPFMYRMRGEAAIYSHFFPANSIIRRETNGGRGPASTGQWGKAGTDCYVPTCPILLFSGRITTAAWMSAEADQRGRGARREDRGARREERGGMTEEHGVRTEERGERTEERGGMTEERGERTEERRERTEERRERTEEHGVRTEERGGRKEEHGETTEERGETTEERGETTEERGETTEERGETTEERGETTEERGETEERGETTEERGETTEERGETTEERGETTEERGETEERGETTEERGETTEERGETTEERGETTEERGETTEERGETTEERGETTEERGETTEERGETTGAQRSAERRQRSAERRQRSAERRQERGGITEEHREMTEERGETTEERGETTEERGETTEERGETTGAWRDNRGEPIEDRGARREDRGARREDRGARREDRGARREDRGARREDRGARREDRGARREDRGARRENRGARRDDRGALRRQERGGMTEERGEMTEERGEMTEERGEMTEERGRMTEERGEMTEECGERKEEREERTEERGKRTEERREERGQRSAERGKRTEERRERTEEHGERKEDRGAQREDRGARREDRGAWREERGAQREDRGAWREERGHRSMERGKRSAERGTRTEEHGERTEEHGERKEERRENRGARREERGQRSAERGKRTEERGERKEDRGARREEQGQRSTERGQRSAKRGKRTEERGEWTEECGERTEERGERKKDRGARREEKGQRSAERGKRTEERREKTEEHGERKEDRGAQREDRGARREDRECGERTEERGERKKDRGARREERGQRSAERGQRSTERGKRTEERRERTEECGERTEERGERKEDIGAWREERGARREERGQRSTERGQRSTESGKRSAERTEERREMTEERGETTEERGETTEERGETTEERGETTGAWRDNRGEPIEDRGARREDRGARREDRGARREDRGARREDRGARREDRGARREDRGARRENRGARRDDRGALRRQERGGMTEERGEMTEERGEMTEERGEMTEERGRMTEERGEMTEECGERKEEREERTEERGKRTEERREERGQRSAERGKRTEERRERTEEHGERKEDRGAQREDRGARREDRGAWREERGAQREDRGAWREERGHRSMERGKRSAERGTRTEEHGERTEEHGERKEERRENRGARREERGQRSAERGKRTEERGERKEDRGARREEQGQRSTERGQRSAKRGKRTEERGEWTEECGERTEERGERKKDRGARREEKGQRSAERGKRTEERREKTEEHGERKEDRGAQREDRGARREDREVQREERGQRSAESGQRSAERGQRSAERGKRTEERGERKEDRGAQREDRGARREERGQRSAERGQRSTERG; from the exons ATGTCATCAGATCTGCATCTGATGAGAACGTGCCTACTGCGGGGACAAGATGAGCCGGTCACTCAGCTCCTGCCGGAGGCAG GTGACGATTTCAGGATTTCGTCTTCTATATTTAGGGTCAATCAATTCCAAAAACTGGTCAAATGGAAAATGGTGAAGTACAAAAAAGATTTATGGCCATTTATGTACAGAATGAGAGGAGAAGCAGCGATTTACAGTCATTTCTTTCCTGCCAATTCTATAATTCGCCGTGAAACAAATGGAGGACGAGGACCGGCCTCTACAGGGCAATGGGGGAAAGCAGGAACGGACTGTTACGttccaacatgcccaatccttctgtTCTCGGGGAGGATAACCACGGCTGCCTGGATGAGCGCGGAGGCAGATCAAAGGGGCAGAGGAGCGcggagagaggacagaggagcgcgGAGAGAGGAGCGCGGAGGGATGACAGAGGAGCACGGAGTTAGGACAGAGGAGCGcggagagaggacagaggagcgcgGAGGGATGACAGAGGAGCGcggagagaggacagaggagcgcagagagaggacagaggagcgcagagagaggacagaggagcacGGAGTTAGGACAGAGGAGCGCGGAGGGAGGAAAGAGGAGCACGGAGAGACGACAGAGGAGCGCGGAGAGACGACAGAGGAGCGCGGAGAGACGACAGAGGAGCGCGGAGAGACGACAGAGGAGCGCGGAGAGACGACAGAGGAGCGCGGAGAGACGACAGAGGAGCGCGGAGAGACAGAGGAGCGCGGAGAGACGACAGAGGAGCGCGGAGAGACAACAGAGGAGCGCGGAGAGACGACAGAGGAGCGCGGAGAGACGACAGAGGAGCGCGGAGAGACAGAGGAGCGCGGAGAGACGACAGAGGAGCGCGGAGAGACGACAGAGGAGCGCGGAGAGACGACAGAGGAGCGCGGAGAGACGACAGAGGAGCGCGGAGAGACGACAGAGGAGCGCGGAGAGACGACAGAGGAGCGCGGAGAGACGACAGAGGAGCGCGGAGAGACGACAGAGGAGCGCGGAGAGACGACAGGAGC ACAGAGGAGCGCGGAGAGACGACAGAGGAGCGCGGAGAGACGACAGAGGAGCGCGGAGAGACGACAGGAGCGGGGAGGGATAACAGAGGAGCACCGAGAGATGACAGAGGAGCGCGGAGAGACGACAGAGGAGCGCGGAGAGACGACAGAGGAGCGCGGAGAGACGACAGAGGAGCGCGGAGAGACGACAGGAGCGTGGAGAGATAACAGAGGAGAGCCGATAGAGGACAGAGGAGCGcggagagaggacagaggagcgcggagagaggacagaggagcgcggagagaggacagaggagcgcggagagaggacagaggagcgcggagagaggacagaggagcgcggagagaggacagaggagcgcggagagaggacagaggagcgcgGAGAGAAAACAGAGGAGCGCGGAGAGATGACAGAGGAGCGCTGAGACGACAGGAGCGTGGAGGGATGACAGAGGAGCGCGGAGAGATGACAGAGGAACGCGGAGAGATGACAGAGGAACGCGGAGAGATGACAGAGGAACGCGGAAGGATGACAGAGGAGCGCGGAGAGATGACAGAGGAGTGCGGAGAGAGGAAAGAGGAGCGCGAagagaggacagaggagcgcgGAAAGAGGACAGAGGAGCGCAGAGAGGAAAGAGGACAGAGGAGCGCGGAGAGAGGAAAGAGGACAGAGGAGCGcagagagaggacagaggagcacggagagaggaaagaggacagaggagcgcagagagaggacagaggagcacGGAGAGAGGATAGAGGAGCGTGGAGAGAGGAAAGAGGAGCGcagagagaggacagaggagcgtGGAGAGAGGAAAGAGGACATAGGAGCATGGAGAGAGGAAAGAGGAGCGCGGAGAGAGGAACGAGGACAGAGGAGCAcggagagaggacagaggagcacGGAGAGCGGAAAGAGGAGCGCAGAGAGAACAGAGGAGCGCGGAGAGAGGAAAGAGGACAGAGGAGCGCGGAGAGAGGAAAGAGGACAGAGGAACGCGGAGAGAGGAAAGAGGACAGAGGAGCACGGAGAGAGGAACAAGGACAGAGGAGCACGGAGAGAGGACAGAGAAGTGCAAAGAGAGGAAAGAGGACAGAGGAGCGCGGAGAGTGGACAGAGGAGTGcggagagaggacagaggagcgcgGAGAGAGGAAAAAGGACAGAGGAGCGCGGAGAGAGGAAAAAGGACAGAGGAGCGCGGAGAGAGGAAAGAGGACAGAGGAGCGCAGAGAGAAAACAGAGGAGCACGGAGAGAGGAAAGAGGACAGAGGAGCGcagagagaggacagaggagcacGGAGAGAGGACAGAGAA TGcggagagaggacagaggagcgcgGAGAGAGGAAAAAGGACAGAGGAGCGCGGAGAGAGGAAAGAGGACAGAGGAGCGcagagagaggacagaggagcacggagagaggaaagaggacagaggagcgcagagagaggacagaggagtgcggagagaggacagaggagcgtGGAGAGAGGAAAGAGGACATAGGAGCATGGAGAGAGGAAAGAGGAGCGCGGAGAGAGGAACGAGGACAGAGGAGCAcggagagaggacagaggagcacGGAGAGCGGAAAGAGGAGCGCAGAGAGAACAGAGGAGCGCCGAGAGATGACAGAGGAGCGCGGAGAGACGACAGAGGAGCGCGGAGAGACGACAGAGGAGCGCGGAGAGACGACAGAGGAGCGCGGAGAGACGACAGGAGCGTGGAGAGATAACAGAGGAGAGCCGATAGAGGACAGAGGAGCGcggagagaggacagaggagcgcggagagaggacagaggagcgcggagagaggacagaggagcgcggagagaggacagaggagcgcggagagaggacagaggagcgcggagagaggacagaggagcgcgGAGAGAAAACAGAGGAGCGCGGAGAGATGACAGAGGAGCGCTGAGACGACAGGAGCGTGGAGGGATGACAGAGGAGCGCGGAGAGATGACAGAGGAACGCGGAGAGATGACAGAGGAACGCGGAGAGATGACAGAGGAACGCGGAAGGATGACAGAGGAGCGCGGAGAGATGACAGAGGAGTGCGGAGAGAGGAAAGAGGAGCGCGAagagaggacagaggagcgcgGAAAGAGGACAGAGGAGCGCAGAGAGGAAAGAGGACAGAGGAGCGCGGAGAGAGGAAAGAGGACAGAGGAGCGcagagagaggacagaggagcacggagagaggaaagaggacagaggagcgcagagagaggacagaggagcacGGAGAGAGGATAGAGGAGCGTGGAGAGAGGAAAGAGGAGCGcagagagaggacagaggagcgtGGAGAGAGGAAAGAGGACATAGGAGCATGGAGAGAGGAAAGAGGAGCGCGGAGAGAGGAACGAGGACAGAGGAGCAcggagagaggacagaggagcacGGAGAGCGGAAAGAGGAGCGCAGAGAGAACAGAGGAGCGCGGAGAGAGGAAAGAGGACAGAGGAGCGCGGAGAGAGGAAAGAGGACAGAGGAACGCGGAGAGAGGAAAGAGGACAGAGGAGCACGGAGAGAGGAACAAGGACAGAGGAGCACGGAGAGAGGACAGAGAAGTGCAAAGAGAGGAAAGAGGACAGAGGAGCGCGGAGAGTGGACAGAGGAGTGcggagagaggacagaggagcgcgGAGAGAGGAAAAAGGACAGAGGAGCGCGGAGAGAGGAAAAAGGACAGAGGAGCGCGGAGAGAGGAAAGAGGACAGAGGAGCGCAGAGAGAAGACAGAGGAGCACGGAGAGAGGAAAGAGGACAGAGGAGCGcagagagaggacagaggagcacGGAGAGAGGACAGAGAAGTGCAAAGAGAGGAAAGAGGACAGAGGAGCGCGGAGAGTGGACAGAGGAGTGcggagagaggacagaggagcgcgGAGAGAGGAAAAAGGACAGAGGAGCGCGGAGAGAGGAAAGAGGACAGAGGAGCGcagagagaggacagaggagcacggagagaggaaagaggacagaggagcgcagagagaggacagaggagcacGGAGAGAGGATAG